The Sporocytophaga myxococcoides DSM 11118 genome window below encodes:
- a CDS encoding SHOCT domain-containing protein, with amino-acid sequence MPCSWKPLYLLSLFCLSSIVLSSCAANYQRYGKTPCENLSASYESLRKIALETGSKEEDIVLTDYSLRYNNKKEIIFSDIKKVIVTTGRKSFAKGRKYRLIVVMKNSLKRHHLITFDYFLAVDVYNRLECAAGIPAGETTKNINLSSPDLAPQPSQPLTLFEKYELIAKLKSLLDSGAITQQEFDSEKRKLFE; translated from the coding sequence ATGCCCTGTTCCTGGAAACCACTTTACCTATTATCTCTTTTTTGCCTTTCTTCTATCGTGCTCAGCAGTTGTGCTGCAAATTATCAGCGTTATGGAAAAACACCCTGCGAAAACCTTTCTGCATCTTATGAGTCGCTTAGGAAAATTGCTCTTGAAACAGGATCGAAAGAAGAAGATATTGTGCTGACAGATTACTCATTGAGATACAACAACAAGAAAGAAATTATATTTTCTGATATCAAAAAAGTAATCGTAACAACTGGCAGAAAATCATTTGCTAAAGGACGTAAATACAGGCTTATTGTGGTGATGAAAAACAGCCTCAAACGGCATCACCTAATTACATTTGACTATTTTCTCGCTGTTGATGTATACAATAGGTTGGAATGCGCTGCAGGCATTCCAGCAGGCGAAACAACAAAGAATATAAATCTTTCATCGCCCGACCTTGCTCCTCAGCCGTCTCAACCATTGACTCTTTTCGAGAAGTATGAACTCATAGCAAAATTAAAATCATTACTAGATTCAGGTGCTATTACCCAACAGGAGTTTGATTCAGAAAAGAGGAAACTATTTGAGTAA
- a CDS encoding outer membrane beta-barrel protein: MSFTVCYKKNILLLVLLFGWFISSAQTGKFRIGFQLGYVSRINSINLNPNHSFENIKNSNGWGFDLGFSGSYLFSEKFQMRFSPSTEFMEDNFIFTKNGISEEFTFGYSYLKLPVHIILTPFKNIPIGLVCGASGNLQIGKTNSRPSDKIKFKRNESFIELGLNYMFKTKLCDFIPEVKYCFALTNEAGDNRTEYANAIKDIYKNKWEVTLYFR, from the coding sequence ATGTCATTTACAGTCTGTTATAAAAAAAATATCCTATTGTTAGTTTTACTTTTTGGCTGGTTTATTTCTTCGGCCCAAACAGGAAAATTTAGAATTGGATTTCAATTAGGTTATGTCAGTAGAATTAATTCTATCAATCTTAATCCAAATCACTCTTTTGAGAACATTAAGAATAGCAACGGTTGGGGATTTGACCTTGGATTTAGTGGTTCGTATTTATTTAGCGAAAAATTTCAAATGAGATTTTCTCCTTCAACTGAATTTATGGAAGATAATTTTATCTTTACCAAAAACGGTATAAGCGAAGAATTTACTTTTGGATATTCATATTTAAAATTGCCTGTTCATATTATTCTCACTCCATTTAAAAATATTCCTATTGGATTGGTATGCGGGGCTTCGGGAAATTTGCAAATAGGAAAAACTAATTCAAGACCGAGTGATAAAATAAAATTCAAAAGAAATGAATCATTTATTGAATTGGGCTTAAATTATATGTTTAAAACTAAATTATGCGATTTTATTCCAGAGGTTAAATATTGCTTTGCTTTAACCAATGAAGCTGGAGACAATAGAACAGAGTATGCGAATGCCATTAAGGATATATATAAGAATAAGTGGGAAGTGACATTATATTTTAGATGA